The DNA region CGTCTGgaaggggacaaaaaaaaaagggacagtGGGGGAAGGTTAATATGTGACCACTAGGTTTTCTTTGAAAAGACATTTACATGGCCTTACAGCAAAGCGCTCGCTactgttgtacagtataccggtactaataaagtaccgtggtCACATTGTTGGTAATATGAGCAGAGGCGCATGtgggtcaacacacacacacacacacaagcagaaACAGCATGGAGACAGAAGAGGGACATAGGCCTGGGCTGTTAACAGATTTTGCTcaacgatatattgacctacaaattattgccatTAATTTTTGGAGACCTATTTTCCCACTGACATGACAATACATAATAATGCTATTTACTTGTATTCCTCAACATTGTAATTTAAAAACTTTTGaataccaagttaaataaaacaaacaatgaaAATAACACGTGCTGTCTGTAAGAACAATTttgcacttgaaaaaaaaaaaatccagctgatccacaagggaaattgttccacacagtagctcagttacaaaggatggaaaggataatgcaggtataaagtagactaaaaatgtaccatagcagcaatttaaaatataacatataggtaatatttacatattatatatatagtatataacaatatactgatatattatattacatttttatataatatatacaatatacagtagctcagttacacaggatggaaaggataatgcaggtataaagtagactaaaaatgtaccatagcagcaatttaaaatataacatataggtgatatttacatattatatatatagtatataacaaTATGCTGatatatcatattattatattatattatatttttatataatatatacaatatacagtagctcagttacaaaggatggaaaggataatgcaggtgtaaagtagactaaaaatttaccatagcagcaatttaaaatataacatataggtaatatttacatatcatatatatagtatataacaatatgctgatatattatattatatttttatataatatatacaatatacagtagctcagttacaaaggatggaaaggattatgcaggtataaagtagactaaaaatgtaccatagcagcaatttaaaatataacatatatgtaatatttacatattatatatacagtatataacaatatactgatatattatattattatatttttatataatatatacaatatacagtagctcagttacacaggatggaaaggataatgcaggtataaagtagactaaaaatgtaccatagcagaaatttaaaatataacatataggtaatatttacacattatatatatagtatataacaatatgctgatatattatattattatattatattatatttttatataatatatacaatatacagtagctcagttacacaggatggaaaggataatgcaggtataaagtagactaacaaTGTACCATTGCAGCaatttaaaatataacatatatgtaatatttacatattatatatacagtatataacaatatactgatatattatattattatatttttatataatatatacaatatacagtagctcagttacaaaggatggaaaggataatgcaggtataaagtagactaaaaatgtaccatagcagcaatttaaaatataacatataggtaatatttacatattatatatatagtatacaacaatatgctgatatattatattattatattatattatatttttatataatatatacaatatacagtagctcagttacaaaggatggaaaggataatgcaggtataaagtagactaaaaatgtaccatagcagcaatttaaaatataacatataggtaatatttacatattatatatatagtatataacaatatactgatatattatattatatttttatataatatatacaatatacggtagctcagttacaaaagatggaacggataatgcaggtataaagtagactaaaaatgtaccatagcagcaatttaaaatataacataagtaatatttacatatcatatatacagtatataacaatatactgatatattatattattatattttcatatactatatacaatatacagtagctcagttacaaatgatggaaaggataatgcaggtataaagtagactaaaaatgtaccatagcagcaatttaaaatacaacataagtaatatttacatattatatatacagtatataacaatatactgatatattatattattatataatatatacaatatacagtatctcagttacaaaggttggaaaggataatgcaggtataaagtagattaaaaatGTAGCATAGCAGCaatttaaaatataacatataggtaatatttacatattatatatacagtatataacaatatactgatatattatgttattattagagatgtccgataatggcttttttgccgatattcgatattccgatattgtccaactcttaattaccgattccgatatcaatcgataccgatatatacagacatggaattaacacattattatgcctaattttgttgtgatgccccgctggatgcattaaacaatgtaacaaggttttccaaaataaatcaactcaagttatggaaaaaaatgccaacatggcactgccatatttattattgaagtcacaaagggcattattttttttaacatgcctcaaaacagctgctacatgctaactagttgCACTTTGTGATGCTAACCAAAGACATTTAATGAGAACAAGATAATTCACCAACTTCTGTTCATTCCGCTATGGTACAAACACAGGTAGCCGCTAAAAGCTACAAAAAGTGTGAATGCTCTTGAAGTATGCACATGGCGATTTATTgacgctggaaaacttaccgactttaattttcatttatcgtcggtTAATTGTCTTATCGAACGTCGGCCAAGGCCtaccctggacacaggagaactttaattaAGACCAATGTATGGccctgtagctacttggtattggatccatacccaaatttgtggtatcagtgGTGGGACAACACTGCTGTGAAGCTATTCTAACAATTGCTAAAGACTCCTGGACAGGTAGCAGGACAAGTGTTCAAGGCAGAGTAGGTAAGTAAGTACAACTTTGTGGATCATATTCAGCAATGCAAACAAATAGGTGTTTTTGCTGATTAAGGTAGCGGTCTAAAAGTTGAAAACACAAAAAGCGCAACTTGTTGAGAAAGAGAGCAATTGGGATTTGGTTGTGAATTGTCATTGTTAATGAGATGCGAAGGCAATATACTAATCAACAAACGACATGAGAATGTGACAGCAATGCTCCAAGTTGTTGTCAAATACTGTTGAGAGCTCAGATCCTTTAATGGCTTGCCTGAATAAGCTTATTCGTGTTGTGAAAGCCCCGTAGTAATGTCATTTAAATTGTTAACTATGACGAACGCCAACTATCAGCAAATGCTCCTGCTCATGTTGACATACTGGATAATGGATGTTATGATCAGAGACCAGAGCATTTGTGTTCATCACAGACAGAAACGTTTTTCTCTTAAACTTATGGCATTCTTCTACTACAAAGACTAGCTGTTACTATGGTTGCGCGTTATACACAATAAACTATATGAATGATAACTTTGTCCGACAATAGAGCTCTTCATACTATTGAAATACGTGACAATGCATGTTgccaactaaggctgaaacgacgcgtcgacgtagtcgacgtcatcggttacgtaaatacgtcgacgtcatttttgtgcgtcggcgcgtcgcatatttacgtcacaccacgcggagcgcagagcaaacgatgcgagcgaggggaaaaaaacacgccaaaagtcgtcaaaagtgtgggagtattttaataaacggcctaataatgttgttttatgcacactgtgtcgagcggaaatggcgtatcacagcagcacaacggctatgaacgagcatctaaaaagaaaacatccgacagcgttcttcccatcaccatcaacgagtcaatcatccgcgtgagtatacgttgtcatcattacaaaaaaacatgaatgtgtcatttgtatctgcgttgtaaattcataaactaaagcaccgtttcgctctgagaggcgcgtttggcgtgcctgttcagtgtttacaaagacgcgctcctctttaacgctaacgttaataagttgtacaaataccttttacaacattaacagttacatatactatctttaacgctaacgttaataagttgtgcaaataccttttacaacattaacagttacatatactatctttaacgctaacgttaataagttgtgcaaataccttttacaacattaacagttacatatactatgtacaaacgaacaattaacttcactttaatcatactatcattgttgtgttattaaaccaatttaacaagataatgtgtgtagtttaattaaccttttgtattaaagtaagctgtatttgggtatatttaaaatgaaaattaattgttgtctcttatgttgcagcaaacgacaaagcagtgtccaggatttttttccaaagaggcatgggactgaatgcacaccccaagtggccgctgacctgactgatggtgtcctggaaatgatggtcatagacatgaggccattaaatatggtagaaggggaagggtttcaaaaaatgatcaaacggtttcactctggctacacactaccatcaagaacccacttcactaagtttatggagcaaaaatacacaaagaaaatgaaagaagtcaaagcaatcctgaaaaatgtgaaaggaaaactgacactcacaactgatgcatggacaagtatggccactgaagcataccttggtgtcaccattcactttgttaatgatgagtgggagcttacctcaattaacttgacaacaatgcccctcaatgaaaagcacactgcagaaaacattgcctcttggattgaggatgttgtcaataagtttgaaataaacataaaactagtacaagtcattgtacatgacaatgctgcaaatgttgttgcagctttaagagttcttgaggaaagacatggtgtttcatccctcagatgtgttggccatactctacagcttgtagttaaccatgctctaaaggacaaccacatcagcagagctttaggagcagcaagaagtttggtcgagcacttcagaaaaagtgagctatccggtacaaaactaaaggttaagcaaaaacaaatgggttctccagaccacagcctcatacaagatgtgtctgtgagatggaacagttccttttacatgattagtcgcctgcttgagcagaggtggccaataacagcaactctgtcagatccggaggtcactcaaagagggaagcattttctggatcttaaggctgaccagtggagcttgcttgaagaacttgaacaagttctgaaaccttttgaatgtgcaactgtgtacctgagtggagaatcttatgtaacagtttccgctgtccctctgctggtcaaagggcttcggaaggctacacaaactgcttttgaaaatgcatcaatcaagtgtttccaggtcactgctgcacgtgagataacatccaggtgggaagccgagaccacattcaaagatgatggaccaaatgtgtgcatattagcagctgcacttgacccacgattcaggaagctgaaattcctgactgcagatgagtgtttaaaagttcaatacaagctgcatgcaatagttctggaggagaaaagaagggaaaaggagacacacgctcaacagggcacagcaatgcaagtggaaagaccagatgctgacaggcggcctgtatctttactagacacacttcttggctcagattcagatgaactcagcaacaatgaggaagacaacaatgacagtaatgatgctgaaatggtcagaaacgagttagtgtcttattttggagaatcccccatttccaaggatgaaaacccattaaaatggtggaaagaacatcaggcaaggtttccaaatctggcaatgctggctcggtcttacctctcagttccagccacatcgaccccttctgagcgcctattttcagctgctgggaatattgtaaacaagaaaagaaccagcctcaccccagagcatgtagacatgctaacctttcttcattacaactgttagtcactcactggaatgagtagaattggttatagtgtactgtgttggactggatgtttattttgcacattttaaaagcaatacttaatgtttacagtgctccagaatatttagattggcacaaatgtttacagtgttacagaatgtttttccatgttttcaatgttgactgagtggccatacttttttttttgggaaataaaagccatgccttttgaaaaaactggcctaaatttatttttttcatcttaattttaaataaaaaaaataatcggtaaaaggaaaaataatctatagattaatcgaaaaaataatctatagattaaccgattaatcgaaaaaataatctatagattaatcgatagaaaaataatcgttagctgcagccctattgcCAACACATTCTagcaaatttgacagcaacaacaCATCCTCAATGCACTGTAACATTTTAGTTAgctgctaacgtccctccacaatcCAAAGCCATTTCTAAGTCAGTAATCCTCGCCACCATGGCGGTACATAAACTACATTCCTTGCAAGCATTATCCCCGGAGGACAAGGACCtgctaaacatgctacattacacaccATAGCTAACTGCCCACGGCTAACCACAAGCCGGAGCTCTTGACTATAAACAAAGGTAGGTGtatcgatacaaatatcaacagtaatgATAACAAGTAATATTGTATCAGTtgttagattgatattttttttacaaaaaaaacatttttggtcatgtttgttattgtttagaaACTCAGGAAATTAGTGCCTGGACACAGGACTTGATGGGCAGAAAGCAAAATATTTAAATCAGAGTTAATAATAGGAAATAATTTACATAATTAATTTATATAGTTACACAACcattctgtgtatatatatataccgtattttccgcactataaggcgcacctaaaaaccacaatttttctcaaaagctgacagtgcgccttataacccggtgcgctttattacgattcattttcataaagtttcgatctcgcaacttcggtaaacagccgccatcttttttcccggtagaacaggaagcgcttcttcttctacgcaagcaaccgccaaggaaagcacccgcccccatagaacaggaagcgcttcttcttctacccgcccccggaagaagaagaaaaaacgcgcggatatcaccgtacgtttcatttcctgtttacatctgtaaagaccacaaaatggctcctacaaagcgacaaggatccggttcataaaaagacgcaatctctccatccgcacacggattactaccgtatttcacagcaactgatattcctgtgaaccgcactgtggaacgggagcacgtacggtgaatattcgcaccacagggaatgagaagtcatccttcactgtggttctagcttgccatgctaacttccacccatggtgatattcaaaaggaagaccttgccaaaagagacctttccagccggcgtcatcataaaagctaactcgaagggatggatggatgaagaaaagatgagcgagtggttaagggaagtttacgcgaagaggccgggtggcttttttcacacagctccgaaggcgaacacaccttcactaagacgggcagacagcgccggacgacatacgccaacatttgccagtggatcgtaaatgcctgggcagatatttcggtcacaactgtggtccgagctttccggaaggcaggattcacagaactgctgcacaacaacagcgacactgaatccgatgacttcgacgagacggagccggccatttttggatcccacgcttgcgcaacttttcaattcggacaccgaagacgaagaattcgaaggatttacgaatgaagaataacttcagaaggtgagcgctatgtttattttgtgtgttgtgacattaacgttcgagcaacattatgttgcttttgctctacaccattttgaattttactatgtttgtgattgcacatttgcgtacattttgggacagagttgttagaacgctggttttcaatatattattaaagtttgactgaactatctgactgtttttttgacatttactttagcgcagcgtttttttgacattcactttagcgcagcgtaggcgcggcttatagtccggggcggcttattggtggacaaaattatgaaatatgtaattcatagaaggtgcggctaataatccggtgcgccttatagtgcggaaaatacggtatatataaataaaagggacaagcggtagaaaatggatgggtggatggatataaTCGTATTCccgagcagccaaattaggagcgttTTTATCCCATTTTGAAACAATTCCGCAATATTTATcacgatatagattttaggccatattgacAAACCCTAATTTGTTGTGTCCAAGCAacggaagaataagtgcttatttcaTTTGAACAGAAATGTCAATAAAACCatgttacaacaaaaaaataaccagatattaacaataaatcaacaagtagattaataattaattataattaataatatacataATTAATAAGTTCTGAGAAAATAATGCAACCAAAACTAACACAAtttgttagggctgggcgatatggaccaaaactgatatcgGTGTATTTCAGTCCGAATACCGGTATATAGGATATAGGTTCTAAAGGATATTGgtgtgtgtaaataaagctgTGGTCACTCACCAATCACCAAATGCAGTCGCTGTTCAAAGCATTGCATAACTCGGGATTTGAGAAGTCGGCACCGCGACGCCATATTTAAAAATCACAGTGTCACAGTGTGTCACCGGAGAAACCTCCGTAAACACGCAAGGGAAATGAGCCAAAGAAGATGTCCTGTGCTGTGCCGGCCAGGCGCAGAGAAGAGCAAACGGCCGTAACAAAGGCTCATCAAAAGATACCGGTATGGTGGTAATGTCTCAaatatatacgtttttttttttaaatacagatatTAGCTATAGTAGTATTAACTATAGTACCGGTATATCACCTCGCCCTAGAATGTGTTACtggatacgtcagcagccaacttaggagcctttgtaacccgtttcgaaatggttttattatcatttatatactaaATAATCGTTATTGCAGCCGACTGCAATAActattatttatttgaattatttgaatgtttgggcacctcacgattcaggagctacaattcaattgaaaatcgattattgatgcgtctttaatttatgaatattgacgcagttttacatttctttccacggttatcacttgcaacttaaaaacaacaacaacagttcaCTTGGAATACGAAACAGTTCAatgaattcccacatttattaaatgaatgaaaatgtgtgcagaaGTGGACCATAGGTGCCtgatgtcggaggcagatatttacatatatccgaattttagtgttacttattttctttcatagtcatatttgaaaacagctcgtgttttccattttattttatttctttttctcagcaagtaaactgtgtgtgttaaccttgagttctttggaatgtgttttgactagggagacGATGTGCATGTATTTTGACTAGGGAGAGGGGAgaagagagagggttttggggttgggaggacagaccattttggcggggtgatagaatgttctatgctggactggtctgaaagtatatctgcaaagctttgaaaatatacaacaaaatacctattctgtctctggtggtttttcaactcagctttaagtgtcgtaaaaagcttgggagcgacttgtgacttgaattccctgggagaaacaactggtccaaaacgcaacactgatAATAAAAGAGCTGGTCAGATCCCTTGGTGAGGTGGCTCACTGCAGTCAGCCACATTTCAGAACTGCTGCATTacatttttacaataaataaatcgattatcgacGTTTACCGTACTAATCGATCTATTATTGtcaatgtccgaattgcgatgcatctaaaaatagaTTAGTTCCCCCACCTCTACGCATATTTTATCATATCGCCCATTCCTAGCTGCTCGGTTGACTCTTTGCACTGGGCAGTTGAATGTGTCCTTATGTTGTCATTGTGTCTTCTGTTCCTTGTGTGTCTACAACAGTATTATATGCTTTACCATCAATTACCTTCCTTCATGAGGACACGTCTTTTGCTTCTCAGGGTCATGAATAAATTATGCATTCCATCCCCAGTCCCCTCCTCCGTCATGCACTCCCTCTCCTCCGACTGCATTCAACTAGAATCATCCTGGTGACTTGAGTGAGTGAGCAGATGAGAGCGTGGCTGTTGGACTGTTTTCTCTGCTCAGAGACATTGGCACTCCTATCTTCCCTGGCGCCGCTTCCATCTCGCCAACCCACCCCCCTCGCTCTCCGTCTCTTCCTTCTGCAGTTACCCTATTCAAAGACGGCTATTTATATCCCCGCCCCTTAGTCAAGTCAAAACACTAAGCCAGCCAACCGAGAGAGGCTAACGTCAACAGAAGTTGAGCGGCTCCCCTTTTTGCTGGTGCACGGCAAAGAAAACCAAAGAGACAAATCAAATCATAGCACCTTTCCACTCAACCGCCAGTCAGCTGTTTCCACTCGTCACTGTCAGAAGAAGCAACTGGAAAGCCTCCGTGAAACCGAATATCTGATGGAAATTCATATTCCCTGACATTCATCCACAAGTGTAAGGACAGTGTAGCCAGATGGAAAAAGACAAATGATCATACCAGAAGCTTTAGATGATTGCATTTCGAGGAAAAACATCACCAGGGATGGTGTGTTTagctcaggggtgctcattacgtcgatcgcgagctaccggtcgatctcggagggtgtgtcagtcgatcaccagccaggcattaaaaaaatagtcctaaaaattagcgatcataaatcttcactatgacgtcactttcgtcacttgattgacattcacggcacccgagggtcttctgagatgacgctggctactgccagctcattaaaatgaccgactggaaggcgagaaacactttatttcaacagactctggcgccgtacctgtcgtcaaaactccaaagaccgactgcacagttgcacagttgctctaacaaaacgagtctcagaaagctggcgtgcacaagctagcaagctacggagtttgccgacaatatatttcttgtaaagtgtatacaaaggagtacggaagctggacaaataagatgccaaaaaccaaacactttcatgtggtattggacagaaaggaggactttttttctcctccattcgaaaatgcagacgtttttagcaccactgtctgattccaatcaatgcaagtcatcagaatcaggtaatacaccaacttatattcttgtctttatgaaagaaaggaatctatatgtgttaaacatgcatgtattatctttaaacaccttaacttgttaacaatattaactatatgtgttaaacatgcttgtattatcattaaacacctttaacttgttaacaatattaactatatgtgttaaacatgcttgtattatctttaaacacctttaacttattaataatattaactatatgtattaaacatgcttgtattatcattaaacacctttaacttgttaacaatattaattatatgtattaaacatgcttgcattatctttaaacacctttaacttgttaacaatattaactatatgtattaaacatacttgtattatcattaaacacctttaatttattaacaatattaactatatg from Nerophis lumbriciformis linkage group LG15, RoL_Nlum_v2.1, whole genome shotgun sequence includes:
- the LOC133616197 gene encoding E3 SUMO-protein ligase ZBED1-like, with translation MAYHSSTTAMNEHLKRKHPTAFFPSPSTSQSSAKRQSSVQDFFPKRHGTECTPQVAADLTDGVLEMMVIDMRPLNMVEGEGFQKMIKRFHSGYTLPSRTHFTKFMEQKYTKKMKEVKAILKNVKGKLTLTTDAWTSMATEAYLGVTIHFVNDEWELTSINLTTMPLNEKHTAENIASWIEDVVNKFEINIKLVQVIVHDNAANVVAALRVLEERHGVSSLRCVGHTLQLVVNHALKDNHISRALGAARSLVEHFRKSELSGTKLKVKQKQMGSPDHSLIQDVSVRWNSSFYMISRLLEQRWPITATLSDPEVTQRGKHFLDLKADQWSLLEELEQVLKPFECATVYLSGESYVTVSAVPLLVKGLRKATQTAFENASIKCFQVTAAREITSRWEAETTFKDDGPNVCILAAALDPRFRKLKFLTADECLKVQYKLHAIVLEEKRREKETHAQQGTAMQVERPDADRRPVSLLDTLLGSDSDELSNNEEDNNDSNDAEMVRNELVSYFGESPISKDENPLKWWKEHQARFPNLAMLARSYLSVPATSTPSERLFSAAGNIVNKKRTSLTPEHVDMLTFLHYNC